The stretch of DNA ACCGGATTCTGACCTGCGCACTCTCCGTGTCTGTGTTCGGCATCGCCATTGCAGATCAATTACCCGGTGTTTATGTCGACAATCCCGAGCTGATACCTCCCCTGGTTGAAATACCAGCCGGATGCGTTGAAACCGGCACCATGCTGATGAATGACCGCGGCATTCTGCCCGGTGAAGTATGCGTTGAGGGCTTTGCCATGACGCAGTATGAGATTCGTTACGCTGAGTTCGAGCATTTCCTGGCTGACCGGGCCAGCCCTGCCGCCATGAGCAGCGTGTTATTCAAGAATACCGGCGACCTGGCCATGTTCCCTGTCACCGAAATCAGCTGGTTTGAGGCGATGGAATATGCCATCTGGCTAAGTAATAAAACCGGTCGCACCTTCCGCCTGCCCACCGAAGAGGAATGGGAATATGCCGCTCGCGCCGGCATGGGTTTTGGCGCGCAATACAGCTGGGGCAACCAGCCGGACCCTGACGCCGCACACTGCCTGGATTGCAGCACTCATTCAGACAGTGACGCCAGCTTACCCAGCGGTCAATTTGCGCCCAATGCCTTCGGACTCTACGACATGCACGGCAATGTGGCCGAATGGACCATTGGCTGTTACCACGGTCAGGACGAGGTGCTACAACGTAATCGCGGCGGTCGGCAACTGACGACCTGCCGCATCGGTGTGGTAAGGGGCGGATCCTGGCGCAGCCATCAGCAAAACATCACTTTCTGGGTGCGTTCCGCTCAGGAAAGCACCAAACCAGCGGTTGACGTGGGTTTCCGTCTGCTCATGGAAACACCATAGATATCGCAAGTAAAAGTACACCTGCCTGCATCAGATCCAGTAACCACCCTGCTTTGGATAGACGAACCGTATCAGGGACATCATCGCTCGTTCCGACGAAATCCACGTAGAATTGTGGCGTCAACAATAACGCCAGAATTGATATACGTAAGTATAGGATGGTTGCGGCCGAATCGGACTGACTGATCACCATAGCGCTCAGAAAACTCAGTATCAAACAGCTAAGGGCCGCTATCAAAAACACAATGTGGTGGCTCTCAGACACGGCAACTTTCCGGCCTAAGCCGGAAAGCTGAAAATATCTTTGCAGCACAACCATACTTCTATGAACCCTGACTTGCACAGTAGGAAGCCCGTGCAGCCACCATGCCGAATACTCCGCCAGCTATCCTGCCGGGGGCGCCTCCAAAAAGACTGGCTGCCGACACAACCATGGATGCGGCAAACGCGACCTCAGCGCATCCAATATCAATGGTCGGTGCCGGATAATCCGGATTTGACCGCAGTGCCACATTCGAAGGCACAGTGATTCCTCCAGAAACAAAATCAACTTCACTATCAGATAAAACACGCACTTCACGACTCCTTGTATGTTTGCGTTCAGGTAGAAAAAGTATAGTTGACGGTTTTGTCTATTGCTGATTTTTTTGACATTAATAAAGATGGATTAAAGTTAATGGGCGGATTACAGTCGAACACAGCGCCGGGTGGTGCTATTCCAATGAATGACCCAAGCCTGCCAACAAACAGGAGGCGGACATGAGCAAGATTCTTGATCCAGAAGAAATTGAATCACCATCCTGAGTGGTCCAACGTCTACAACACCGTGCGAATACAGTTGCAAACGCATGACGCGGGCGGCGTGACCCATAAAGATATTGAACTGGCGGGGCGAATCTCGGAGCTTCTCTGAAGTGCATGACTTCCCGTTCGGTCAGGGTGCCAGCCGGTTGCTGGCGGGCTCATCAAGTTGATAGGGCATGATATAGCGGGTGTCCGGTATCGGCAGCGATTCGCTTTTACCCCGGTAACGCAGTCGAGTAAGAATATCATTGATGATATTGATTCGAGTATGGCGCTTGTCGTTGGCATGCACTATGGCCCATGGTGACGCCACGGTGTGCGTTCGACTCAGCATCTCATCCCGCGCTTGAGAATACGCCTCCCAGTATTTAAGCGCCTGGGCATCAATGGGGCTGATCTTCCATTGTTTGAGCGGGTTTGTTTTTCGCGCAGCAAGCCGTATTTCCTGCTCATCACGACTGATATCCAGATAGTACTTCAGCATCTTCAGGCCTGATCGCACCAGCATGTCCTCAAACTCGACCACTGACCCCATAAACTCTTCGTACTCAGCATCGGTACAGAACCCCATGACACGCTCGACGCCGGCCCGGTTGTACCAACTGCGATTGAACAGCACCAGCTCCCCGGCGACCGGCAAATGCGCAGTATACCGCTGAAAGTACCACGCGCTCTGTTCACGGTTAGAGGGTTTTCCCAGCGCCACCACACGCGTTTCACGCGGACTAAGATGCTCTGTAATCCGTTTGATGACGCCGTCTTTGCCTGCCGCATCACGGCCCTCAAAAATAATCAGAATTTTGTCATCGCTTTCGATAAAATGCCGCTGCAGCTTGACCAGCTCAATCTGCAACTCGCGAAGTCGACTCGTATAACGCACTTTGCTGAACCTGCTCATGTTATAGTTGTCCTGTATCAACGAGGCAAGCTAATGATCTCACGCATTCTGACAGGCATTGTATTCCTGCTGCTGGCTGGCGTGATGAGCCTGCTGGCTCTTTCTGTCTGGCCAGAGCCTGACCCGGAAGACGTAAAGACGCGCCACGATCAGCAGCGCATTGAACACCTGAATGCCATCATCGAACACCTGCACTCATTTCGCAACCAGCAAGGACGGCTGCCTGTTTCACTACAGGAGCTCAGTAACCACCTGCCACGCCTTCAGTGGCGTGACCCGCAAACCGATTTACCGTTTGAGTATCAGTTAATACGAGCTGATGTGTACAGCTTGTGCGGGGTTTTTGAAACCTCAACCAACGATGGTACGTTTGGCAGCCTGCCCGGATTCAATCGTCACGACCAGGGCAGACATTGCGTCTATCGGACTTTTGAACCATAAAATTGTCCATCAATTCATTTCCAGCTTTCGATACAGGGAACGGACGCTGATTCCGGCAATTGCCGCTGCTTTTTCTTTGTCTCCCTGGCAGGCCGTGAGCACACGATCCAGGTATAGCGACTCATTGGTTTTCAGGTCCGGAAGGTCGTCAGACTCCGGAACCGAGCGGCGATCAACTGCCAGACAGCTGCGAACAACTTTGCCATCAATCACATGCGTGTTGGCCAGCACCAGAGCGCGCGCCAGAATGTTGCGCAGCTCGCGGATATTGCCGACGTAGCGATGCTTTTGCAGCACTTTAATGGCCGAGTCAGTGAGTAAACATCGGCCAGTTCCATCCAGCTTACGCAGTATGGAATTGGCCAGCACCGGTATATCGGCACTGCGCTCATGTAATGATGGCATGTGGATGGGAAATACATTGATCCGGTAGTACAGATCCTGACGGAACCGTCCGTCGCACACCATCTGAAAAATATCTTTGTGAGTCGCACAAACCAACCGGAAATCAGCCCGCTTTATTTCGCGACTACCAACCGGACGATAGGTGCCGGTTTCGATCAGGCGCAACAGTTTGACCTGCATATCCAGCGGCACATCTCCTATCTCATCCAGAAACAGCGTGCCACCGTCAGCCGCCTCAACCAGGCCGGGCGAATTAAACGTGGCGCCTGTAAAAGCACCCTTCACATGGCCGAACAATTCACTCTCGAACAGGGTTTCAGTTAAACCAGAGCACTCCAGCGTCACCATGGCCGACTGGCTGCGGGCGCTGGCGCGATGAATAGCCATGGCCGCCAGCTCCTTGCCTGTCCCGGACTCACCCAGCAGCAGCACAGACGCGTCAGTCGGTCCTACCCGCGTGATATTTTCCAACATGGCATTAAAGGCCGGACTGCTACCCACCATATCAGCTGTGCTTATTTCTGCGCTGGCGACGGGAACCGGTTTCAGTAATTCGACGAAATATTTTAGGCTGCCGTCAGCTGCTTTGATAGGCAGCATCTCCACATCAACATGCTCGCGACCGCGAGGCGTCTGATGGATGTGCAGTACGCGTTCTTTGGCCCCGGATACACGGGCTGCATTCAAGGGGCAACTCTCGCCAGCCTGGTCGCAGGGAACATCGTATCCATGAGAAACCCTGTAGCAGCGCGGCGCCTGCCGATAATCGATTTCACCGAAACTGTCGCGATAGTGGTGGTTAGTCGCCAGAATCTGATAATCCGCGCTGACCAGGATGGCGGGCACATCGAAACCATCCAGCATGGCAGCCAGGTCTGTTTGTACGTCCGTTGCAATGAGAGTCATTGATATCATCCAATGCCAAGATTGGCATTAATTCTGTCACTTATGGCAATTATTCGCCAGTCATAAGTAAGCCAGCCATCCTGACAAGACCGGAAAAATCCAATTAATGCCAATAAAACCAATCACTTCCCGATTTTCATCAAAAGCGCCTCAAGTCTTGGCACGGCTGCTGCAATAGCCAGGACAGAGAATTGTGATTACAGACTTATCCACCAGCACCTGCTTGTCTGTAGTCGTGGTTTGCACACGTAGTCCCTGTAAGGAAGCCCTCATGGGGCAGGTACACTGACTGCCCCTTTTTTCCGGCAACCATATGCAGGGATCATGCTAATCAACAGGTGAGCCGTATGTTTGACATTGATCCCTTCATTCTTGCCCGCGCTCAGTTTGCTGCCAATATCAGCTTTCATATCCTGTTCCCGTCCATCACTATCGGACTGGGCTGGATCTTGTTGTTTTTCCGCCTGCGCTACACCATGACGGGCGACACACACTGGGAAAACGCCTATCACTTCTGGGTAAAAATTTTTGCTCTGTCCTTTGCCATCGGCGTTGTATCAGGCATCACCATGAGCTTTCAGTTTGGCACCAATTGGCCAGGGTTCATGGAAAGAACCGGGAACATATCCGGCCCGCTGCTCGGCTATGAAGTGCTCACCGCGTTTTTCCTGGAAGCCACGTTTCTGGGCGTCATGCTGTTTGGAAAAAATCGCGTTTCCAATAAAGTTCATCTGCTCGCCTGCTCGCTGGTCGCAATAGGCACCACGCTGTCGGCATTCTGGATTCTGAGCCTGAATTCCTGGATGCAGACACCTACTGGTTACGTAATCGAAGACGGTGTCTTTTATGTCGACAGCTGGCTGGCAATCATCTTCAATCCTTCATTCCCCTATCGCCTGGCACACATGTTAATCGCTTCCATGCTAACCGCCGCCTTTCTGGTGTTGGGCATCAGCGCCTGGCGCATGCGCATGAAGGTTGACGGTCCGGCAACTGCCAAAGTATTCAAGGCCATGACGGTGATCGCCATGATATTCGCGCCACTGCAGGTTTTTGTTGGCGATCTTCACGGACTTAATACCTTTGAGCATCAGCCAGCAAAAGTGGCAGCTATCGAAGGCGTCTGGGAAACGCACAGCGGAGTTGGCTTCACTCTCTTTGGCTTCCCTGATGAAGAAACCCGCACGACGCGATTCGCGCTTGAAATCCCATATGCTGCCAGTCTGATACTGACGCATGACATCAACGGCGAAATCCGCGGCTTAAATGAGTTCGAAGGCGAACACCCTCCGGTTGCCATCGTATTCTGGTCCTTCCGTGTCATGGTCGGCATCGGCATGTTGATGATCCTGGTCGCCTGGTGGTCCGGATGGCAATTGTTCCGCCGCAAACAAAAGCCGGGTGTCTGGCTGTTGCGTGCCGCATCCTGGATGACTTTCTCGGGATGGGTTGCCGTACTGGCAGGCTGGTATGTCACCGAAATCGGCCGGCAGCCCTGGATAGTTCAGGGCCTGCTGACCAGCGCCGAAGTGGTGGCGGATCATTCCAGTGGCATCATGCTAAGCACGTTCACGGGTTACATGGCACTGTATGTATTCATCCTGATTTCTTACATCGCCACACTTCGATACATGGCTACCAAACCGGCTGCGTCACTGATGGCAATGAATCAAGTGCCGGGTCAATCCACTCAACCGATCGCGGCGGCACGAGGATAAGCATATGGACCTGGATTTCTGGTTACCTTTATTTTTTGCCAGCGCCATGGGGCTGGCCTTGTTGATCTACGTGATTCTGGACGGATATGACCTGGGCATTGGCTTGTTACTGCCGCTGGCCAATGAGCACGACAAAGATCTGATGATAGCCTCCATCGGTCCATTCTGGGACGCCAACGAAACCTGGATTGTGCTTGGCATAGGCATTTTGCTGATTGCCTTTCCGCAGGCGCACGGCCAGATACTCACAACAATGTATATTCCCGTCACGCTAATGTTGATGGGATTGATACTTCGCGGAATCGCCTTTGATTTTCGTGCCAAGGCGGTGTCCCATCGCAAGCGTATGTGGAACGCGATTTTTTCGACCGGTTCGCTGATCACCGCGTCAGCTCAGGGCTGGATGCTCGGTACCTACATCACCGGCCTGGGGCATGGTGGACTGAACTACCTGTTTTCGGTGTTGATCGCAGTCACCTTGCCCGCGTTATACATACTGCTGGGTGCGGCCTGGCTACTGATCAAAACCGAAGGCGCACTGTTTGACAGAGCATTGGTCTGGGCACAGAGAGCAATTCTACCAATGGGCTTTGCGTTACTGCTGGTCTCCATAGCAACTCCCCTGGTCAGCCAGGCTATTGCTGCCAAATGGTTTACCTTTCCTGACGGGCTTAAATTACTGCCTATTCCATTGCTCAGCACTGCGCTTTATACCAGCCTGCTGTGGCTGCTGTTTGATCAGCGTGCGCTGCGCCAACCCGGTAAAGAGTGGCTGCTGTTTGGTGGCCTGATCGCGCTATGCCTGCTGGCCGGGCTGGGACTGGCATACAGTATTTTGCCGGACATCATTATCGGCAAGATGACTATCTGGGAATCCGCTTCCAGCACTGATTCACTGCTGTTTACCTTCTGGGGAACAGCTATCGTCCTGCCAGCGATCATTGCCTACACGTTTTTTGTGTACCGTATTT from Pseudohongiella spirulinae encodes:
- a CDS encoding sigma-54 interaction domain-containing protein, which translates into the protein MTLIATDVQTDLAAMLDGFDVPAILVSADYQILATNHHYRDSFGEIDYRQAPRCYRVSHGYDVPCDQAGESCPLNAARVSGAKERVLHIHQTPRGREHVDVEMLPIKAADGSLKYFVELLKPVPVASAEISTADMVGSSPAFNAMLENITRVGPTDASVLLLGESGTGKELAAMAIHRASARSQSAMVTLECSGLTETLFESELFGHVKGAFTGATFNSPGLVEAADGGTLFLDEIGDVPLDMQVKLLRLIETGTYRPVGSREIKRADFRLVCATHKDIFQMVCDGRFRQDLYYRINVFPIHMPSLHERSADIPVLANSILRKLDGTGRCLLTDSAIKVLQKHRYVGNIRELRNILARALVLANTHVIDGKVVRSCLAVDRRSVPESDDLPDLKTNESLYLDRVLTACQGDKEKAAAIAGISVRSLYRKLEMN
- a CDS encoding cytochrome d ubiquinol oxidase subunit II; the encoded protein is MDLDFWLPLFFASAMGLALLIYVILDGYDLGIGLLLPLANEHDKDLMIASIGPFWDANETWIVLGIGILLIAFPQAHGQILTTMYIPVTLMLMGLILRGIAFDFRAKAVSHRKRMWNAIFSTGSLITASAQGWMLGTYITGLGHGGLNYLFSVLIAVTLPALYILLGAAWLLIKTEGALFDRALVWAQRAILPMGFALLLVSIATPLVSQAIAAKWFTFPDGLKLLPIPLLSTALYTSLLWLLFDQRALRQPGKEWLLFGGLIALCLLAGLGLAYSILPDIIIGKMTIWESASSTDSLLFTFWGTAIVLPAIIAYTFFVYRIFSGKTTTLTYE
- a CDS encoding 4a-hydroxytetrahydrobiopterin dehydratase, which codes for MNHHPEWSNVYNTVRIQLQTHDAGGVTHKDIELAGRISELL
- the ppk2 gene encoding polyphosphate kinase 2; protein product: MSRFSKVRYTSRLRELQIELVKLQRHFIESDDKILIIFEGRDAAGKDGVIKRITEHLSPRETRVVALGKPSNREQSAWYFQRYTAHLPVAGELVLFNRSWYNRAGVERVMGFCTDAEYEEFMGSVVEFEDMLVRSGLKMLKYYLDISRDEQEIRLAARKTNPLKQWKISPIDAQALKYWEAYSQARDEMLSRTHTVASPWAIVHANDKRHTRINIINDILTRLRYRGKSESLPIPDTRYIMPYQLDEPASNRLAP
- a CDS encoding cytochrome ubiquinol oxidase subunit I, whose amino-acid sequence is MFDIDPFILARAQFAANISFHILFPSITIGLGWILLFFRLRYTMTGDTHWENAYHFWVKIFALSFAIGVVSGITMSFQFGTNWPGFMERTGNISGPLLGYEVLTAFFLEATFLGVMLFGKNRVSNKVHLLACSLVAIGTTLSAFWILSLNSWMQTPTGYVIEDGVFYVDSWLAIIFNPSFPYRLAHMLIASMLTAAFLVLGISAWRMRMKVDGPATAKVFKAMTVIAMIFAPLQVFVGDLHGLNTFEHQPAKVAAIEGVWETHSGVGFTLFGFPDEETRTTRFALEIPYAASLILTHDINGEIRGLNEFEGEHPPVAIVFWSFRVMVGIGMLMILVAWWSGWQLFRRKQKPGVWLLRAASWMTFSGWVAVLAGWYVTEIGRQPWIVQGLLTSAEVVADHSSGIMLSTFTGYMALYVFILISYIATLRYMATKPAASLMAMNQVPGQSTQPIAAARG
- a CDS encoding formylglycine-generating enzyme family protein, with protein sequence MLKTFKTYNRILTCALSVSVFGIAIADQLPGVYVDNPELIPPLVEIPAGCVETGTMLMNDRGILPGEVCVEGFAMTQYEIRYAEFEHFLADRASPAAMSSVLFKNTGDLAMFPVTEISWFEAMEYAIWLSNKTGRTFRLPTEEEWEYAARAGMGFGAQYSWGNQPDPDAAHCLDCSTHSDSDASLPSGQFAPNAFGLYDMHGNVAEWTIGCYHGQDEVLQRNRGGRQLTTCRIGVVRGGSWRSHQQNITFWVRSAQESTKPAVDVGFRLLMETP